The nucleotide sequence AGCGGCAAGCCCGAATGAACCCGGCGAACAAAAGCCGCAAGGGCAGGGAAGTGGCAACGGGCAAGGCCAGAGGCCAGGACAGGGTGGAAATTATCAGCAAAACGGGCAACGGCCAAAACCTAACGGTCCGCGGCCAGATAGACCGCAGCCGCAAAAGCTGCAAAACCCACAGCCTTCAGCCCAGCAGCAACCGCAAGCTCAGCTTCAACCTGCCACCGCGGCCGATAATAACACCCTCCAGCCTACTCAAGACGTCCCACCAGCACCTGTCGATGCTTCAGGACCGGCCATGCAGCCTCAGCAGCAGGCCGATACCAACGCAAATAATGGCCCAGCTAAAAAACGACGTCGTTCACGTAATCGCTCGCGCGGCAACGGTAATGGCGGCGGTGATTCGTCAAACGGCGGCAGCACACCACGCAGTGTTACTATACCACCGCGTACAAGCTCAAACGAAACCGAAATTAGATTACGCTAGAACCCCCGGTACCGGCATTTAAAGAATGGTTGCTGTGATAGGAGCCATTCTTTTTATGTGTCAGCCGTTTGTAAAATAATCGAACAAAATTAGAACATCTGTTATTAATAAACCTGAATGGCGGGCGCTAAATATCAAAGTAATTAAACTATGGAAACGAAATGACCAAAAAACTTGATTATGGATACGTACATATCAATCCCGGAATACACAAGGAGAGCACAATGGAGAAGAGCAACTAGCGAAAAAAGAAGGCCGTACCAATCAGCGAAATGTTCGGATCAATGCAACTAGAAAGTAGTAGATAGTGATATAGACTTAATGTCGTACAATATATCTTTTACGACATTAACGAAGTAACCTAAAGATGGGTTGTGGCACCACTCCTTAAGTGGGGGAGGTTCCCCAAAAGCACTTCCTGTCGTTTTCGTATCATTTGTTTTATCTTTTTTGTCCCCGTTATAAGCAAGTTTTGATCGGCTGGATGGGCCTTATGGATCAGCTCCTCACAACTCGCTGTTATCCATGCCTTAAGCCTGATGTTGTTTTTTCATGATTATTTGACATTTTCACGGCTTGTCTTAAAAATATATTTTTTATTAGTTTTCCACATCCCCTGCTCTCCCACTCTCCTATTCTAAAATTTGCTTTTTGTGAAAATAATATCTTTGCTATGTTTTTTAGACAAAACAGCGCTAGTTTATTCATTAGAACAAAAATAGAACATAGAGTAGAGTAGAAGGCTAGCGGTAGAAAGCCTTCCCTGCTACCCGCACATCAATATACTTTGGTGTTATATTTCGCGGCTTCATATAGGCGATAGCCAATCGTGCGTCCTCTACTTGGGCTGCCGGGTCGCGATCGATGTGCAACTTGAGGGTATACCCCTTCCCCTTCAAACCAATCGAAACAGTCCTGGTGGTACCCGCTGGCATTACTACCTCAGACACCGTGCCGATACCAGAATCATTTACCAGTATCACAACCCGCCCAACAAAGCCCAAGAAGCGCTGAGAGGCAATGGCGGCACCACTCGCCCCAAGCGTTAAGCCGGTGTCATCCTTAATTTTCACGCTAGGCTCGTTGAACATATTCCTCTCAAAAGATACGCCGTTGCCATCAACATAATACTGCTTTGGCGCCACCCGCCAACTGACCACCGGCACGCGTAAACCAATCGTAAAGCCGCTGCTCCCAATCGCTGCGTCGTTATCAAGCTGAATGGTCGCAACTTCTGGATGTTTTTTTTGCACATACCCGGACAGTTGCTCTTGGTTTAGGGCAAAGGCTAAGCGCTCAAAGGGCCGTTCGCGAAGATACTGCTGAATAGCTTCAGCATACTCTGGGGAATTAATTGCTTTGATTGGCTTGGGAGTATAGCCATGAATAACCACCCGAGCCGTAAATTGTGTGAGTAGCCAATAAATACTAGCGGCCAGGCATAAAATAATCGCCAGCCCCGATAACAATTTACGGCGACGAGCGCGCAGCTCATGCTCTTGTAGTCGCGGCGATTTTAGTTGAGCTTTTTGTTCGCTGGCAACTTTTACTTCCGATGAAACACTGCCGGTAATGGTGCGGCTACGTCGAAAAGTATACTCATCTTGTCCTTGCATGAGTTTTGGCTGTCTGACTGGCTCCGAAGACCGTCTGCGCCGCGGAGTATCAGTGTTTTGTTTGCTACGAAAAAGCCCCAAAGTGACTCCTTAGCTCCTTTTAGTTTAGCGCCTATGTTTTTTAGCTGTCTTAATAATAACACTTGCGCTTTTTTTTGCAGCATCTGGTCGTGCAAATGAATGTATAGCGGCCGCTAGTTGTTGTCGCTTGTCTGGGCTTTCAAGCAGCGCACTGATCGCATCGAATAAAATTTCCGGGTAATCAGCCATGGCTGGTTCATCAAGCACTATGGCGGCCCCTGCGCGCTCAAACACGGCGGCATTTTTTAGCTGATGTCCGCCGGTTAAAAACCCATTAGGAATAATGATGGTCGGTGCCGCGCTGGCCGCGAGCTCCTGTAGGGTGTTCGCCCCTGCTCGGGTAATCACTACATCAGCTGCTCCGAATAATTGCGGCATGCCTTCAGATACAAAGCCAAACACTTTGTAAGCGCTGTCTTTGGGCGCTCGCTGTTTTACCATTTCGACGTCTCGCGCGCCGGCAATATGTACCACGCTGGCTATGCCCTTCAACATCGGTGCAATCGCTAATAACGCTTGGTTTATGCGGAGCGCACCCAACCCCCCGCCGGTTACTACTAATAGCGGTAGGTCTGGGTCGAGATGTAGCTCCTTTTTAATACGCCGTTTATCGTCATCGTTTCGGGGGTAAAATTCGGCATCAACCGGAATGCCTACATATTCGGCGCGTTCTGAAGAATATGAGTAATTTTCTAACGGCGCACCCGTTAAAATACGTGAGGCATAGCGGGCAAGCACCCTATTTGTGAGCCCCGGAAGCGTATCTGAATCGTGAATAATTAGCGGAATGCGTAATATGTGCGCCGCAAAACCGACGGGCAAGCAAACAAACCCCCCCTTCATAAACACGACATCTGGCCGCCAAAATAGCATTCTGGTAAAACTTTGGATAAAACCGACCAGAATTTTAAACACATCAGTGGTATTTTTTATTACCGTTGGTAAATCGAGTGCTTGCCGCCACAGCGACACCCCGTGATAGCGCCGTAATTTACCGGCTACCACTGTTTTGACCGTCACTTCCACCAGCACATGCTTCATGATGTTTCGCGCCTGCTGGCCGAAGCGTTTATCGCACCAAAACTGTACCTCAACGTCTCGTTGCTGGGTCTTCAGTTCGTTAATAACGGCTGCTACTGGCGTGACGTGTCCGCCCGACCCCCCGCCGACCGTAAGAATTTTCATTATCATCTCCTTTGTCTTTTACATGCGACGTGTAGCGCGACACCTGAAATACCAACCCCAGCGCCATCATAATAAATAGCAAGCTGGTACCGCCAAAACTAAGCAGCGGTAGCGTAACGCCCGTCAGCGGAAAAATGCCAATCATCGCGCCAATATTCACCACCGTATGTGTCCCGACCCAACCAAATACACCAGCCGCCAACAACTTCATCGGTGGATCATGCAGCCGATCGGTTATCATGAGGATTCTTAGTAACAATACCACGAATAACGCCAGTGTTGCCACCAGCCCGACAAACCCAAACACCTCCCCCATCACCGCAAAGATTGAGTCGTTGACCGCCTCTGGTAAATAACCAAACGCCTGCACCCCTTGGCCTAGCCCTACGCCAAACAATCCCCCACTGCCAATAGCAATTTTGGCCTGACGAATATGGTAGCTCGAATCGCGGGTATCGCGCGAAGGATCAAGAAAAGTCGCCACCCGCTCTAGCCTATGCGGCGCTATGATAATCATCACCACGCTCAAAGCCAGCAGCGCCCCACCAACTAATAATCCGTTGCGCCTATTGAGGCCCGCCATAAATAGCATAGTTATCACCAATCCGAACACTGCAATGCCTGTCCCCATATCCTTTTGCAGTACCACAATAAAGAAAGCTGCAAGCCCGACAATCACCCCAAGTGGAATAAGCGTATCTGATAGACTATTCACCTTCCCTTGGGCCATTTTTCGCCCCAAAAAACCAGCCAAAAACAAAAGTAGGCCAAATTTCACCAACTCGGCGGGCTGAAAGGTACCGAAACCGACATCGAACCAACGACAAGCACCAGATGTACAGAGCGCCGGCCAAATCTCTAAGGCACCGGTTATCGCCAGCAACACGCAGGCCGCAAAACTAAGGAGGAGAATTTTACTGGCGTATTTTTGCCAAATCCGCAGCGGTACCGAAGCCGCCACCGCAAAGCCCACCAGCCCCGCCAGCAGGTAAAGCAGTTGGCGCTGCATAAAGTGCGCTTGGTCGAGCGAGCTGCCCGAAGTATTAATAAATTCCACCCGAGCGGTGCTAATTGAATACAGCACCACCAAACCGAGCAGCATTAGCACTCCCATAAAAAGAATAATCTGGTAATCTGGCCGATGCCGCCGAACTAAAGTTGTGGCGGTTTGCTTTGCTTTTTCAAGCCGCTGCCGCATTACTTAATATGACCTCCGGCTAGCGCCATCAATAAGCCAATGCTGCCGAGCACTTGCGCAATCACCCAAAATCGCATGGTCACTTTGGTTTCTGGCCAGCCCTTGGCTTCTAAATGATGATGCAACGGCGCCGACAGAAAAATCTTTCGTTTCAACACTTTTTTACTGAGAATTTGCACCAAGCTCGAGCCAGCTTCAAGCACAAACAATAGCCCAATCACCGGCAGCAAGAACAGTGTATCGGTGAGCATAGCCACTACCCCAAGTGCCGTCCCCAGCGCAAACGAGCCGACATCGCCCATAAAAAAGCGCGCTGGATAAATATTAAACCACAAATAACTCAAAAGCGCGCCGAGCACCGTGAAACAAAAGCCGGCAATCCCAAAATTGCCCTGCAGCAGCGCAATAATTGCAAATACAGCGTACGACGTCGCCAGCAGCCCCCCAGCGAGCCCGTCGAGACCGTCACTAATATTTACCGCGTTGCTGGTGGCTACCACCGCAAATACAAACAGTGGCACAATTAACACACCTAAGAAAATATCGCCAATAAACGGCACATGAACTTCGGTATAGCCAAGTTTTGTAAAGAAAAACCAGGCCAGCGCTAGGGCAACCAGCGTAATCATCAAGAACTTCATGCTTGAGCGCAAACCCTTTACTCCACCGCCGAGGCCACGAATATTAATAATATCGTCAAGCAGCCCCACTAACCCACCACCAACCAATGCTGCCAGCGGTAACCACGTCTGCTGACGGTCAAGATTACCAAGTAAAGTGATCGCGCCGATGGCTGCCACCGTGACAATACCCGCCATTGTGGGTATGTGCCGCTTAAATTTATCGGCGTGCAGCTTTGTAAACACCTTGAGCTGCTCACCAGTAGTAGAAGTGCTACGCTGTTGTTTCCAAAACTTATAGCGGTAGGCCGCGGCGGTGTAAATAGGCGTCAGGACCATCGCCAGTACAAACGACCCAACGCTCAAAGCAAATATTTTTGTCAGTTGCTCCGTAATTTCAGCAATCGTCAGCTGGTCTACCACCTTAGTTTCCCCTCGCTTTCAGTTTCATGTAATCGATCATCCAGTTAGAAATATCAGTAAAAATTGGCCCTGCTGCTGTCGTACCGGCATAGCCAGGAAGCTTTGAGTCTTTTACCTGCACCATTATGACATACTTCGGCTCAGTATCACCACCAAACCCAACGTAGCTCCCAATTGAATTAGCATCGGTGTATCTCCCTGTTGCCGGGTCAATAATCTCTGAGGTGCCCGTTTTTCCACCAACAAAATAGCCGCGGTCATTTCCCCCAAGCACACCTGCTTGCCGCGCCCGGTAGATCATATCCCTCAGCGTCGTCGAAACTTCTGGCTTCAAAACATTTTGCTTTACCACTTTTGGCGTTTCCTGCTTCACTGCGCCATCGGCACTCCGTGTGCCAGCAATCAAGTGTGGCTTGTAGTAGGTACCGCCATTGACTGCTGCCGAAAAAGCGGCTGCTACCTGCACCATTGTCAGGTCCATCCCCTGCCCAAATGTCATGTTGGCGTACCGAACATTGTTACCTTGTACATCAGTTGGTGGAATAACCACTCCGCGAGATTCTGCCGCCTGCTCGATACCAGTTTTCTTACCAAACATATAGTGATTGGTAAAGTAATCGTAAATAACATTGCGTGCCTTACGGTTGTAGCTGCCGTCGCCTAACTGCTGCATGATAAACACTACCCCTGTATTCAACGAGTACTGCAGGATATCAGTCATCGTGGCAGCCGGGCTGATTGGATCTTCTTCGACGTTCCGTATGATTCTATCTTCTACCTTTACGAAGCCTGGATTATTGAAAGTGGTGTGTGGAGTTACTACGCCCGTATCGAGGCCTACACCAACTGTCAGTGCCTTGATGACCGACCCAGCTTCATACGGCTCGCTAACTACATTGTTTTGAAACAGCCGATAATCTTCAACTTCGTAATATTTTTCTGGATTATAAGTCGGGAAATTAGCCATCGCCTTCACCGCTGCGGTTTTCGGATCCATCACAATAACGCTGCCTTTTGTTGCCCCTGCGCGTTTTAATCCGACTTCAAGGGCGGTTTCAGCATAGGCCTGAATATTGCGGTCGATGGTCAACACTAGATCATCGCCATTTTTAGCTGGCTTTCGGATGTCTTCACGACCAATAGTTAGCGGAATACGGCGCACATCAGTTACAGCTTGCAGTAAGCCGTCTTCGCCCTTAAGGCGGTCGTTAGCAGCCTCTTCAATGCCATACTGCCCTTTACCCTCACTGTTAACATACCCAAGCAATTGGGCCGCTAAACTGCCTTCTGGATACACGCGCCGATCACTTTCTTGCAAACCAACACCGGCTATCTCTTCTTTTTTTAGAAGCTCAGCTTGTTTACGGGTCAATTGGCGCGCCAGCACCGTGTAGCGAGACTGCTTGCTAGTTAAGCCGTCTTCAAAATCTTTTACCACCGTGCCGCCGGCAATTCTTCGTATGACTTCACTAATTTTACGCGGGTCTTCCACTTCGTGCGGGTCGGCATACGCTGTATACACCGGCTCATTGAGCACTAATGGCACCAAATTCTGGCCATCATGCGCATAAACTTTGCCCCGTTTAGCGGGAATTGTGAGCCGAGCCACCTGCTCTTTTTCAGCCTCTTCTCGGTAATGGGCGTGTTGAAGAATCTGTAAATTAAACAGCTGGCCGACAAAAATCACCACTAACACAAGCAGTCCTGTTGCCAGGACCCTTGATCGACTACTCTTCTGAAAACTAAGACTCATGATTCACTATTGTACGCGCTAATTACGAGCGGTTTCAACATTTGCCGGTGTAGTCATGCCCTGCGCAACGCTGCTTGATTCAACGCGCTCGAGCGCCTGCAAGCGGGCGTTTTCAACCTCAAGATCGCTCTTTTGGCTCATTAGTTCAGCCCGTTTTTGATCAAGATCGCTCAGCTCGTACCCATATGTACTGGTTTTGGTGATTTGGGTTAAGTATATGAGGCCAAGCACGGCGATCATGAGAGCTACCAGCACGGTATGAGTAACAGGGCCGAGCTTTGCACTTGGGCGAAAAGCCACGGTGTTTTGGTTCCGGCGCCATTGATGCTGGGAACGATTGCTTGCAAGTACGGCATTACGATTATAAGACATGTGGTGCTATCTTTATTTTATTAGTGTTTATTTTTTCTTGGTGGTGGCTCGCCCTTTGTTCGGGCAAGCCACCCTGTTTTTTAGACGCGTCTACCCGCGAGTAACGGTGATTTTAGTGGCGCGTGACTTGTCAACAACTACGATTGGCATAACAAGTCCTTTCTTTTTTATATTTTTATTTTCACTGCGGCGCGAAGCTTTGCACTTCGCGAACGCGGATTGTGAACGTCGTCGGTGGCACCTAAGATTGGTTTTTTCGTCAGTAACTTGAGCTCGGCTTCATACCCAGCGGCATCAGCTTCAGCGAAGTATCGCTTTACCAGCCTATCTTCTAGGCTATGGAAACTAATCACCCCTACCCTGCCGCCAGGGGTAAGTAACTGCGGCAATAAGGGCAAAGTTGACTCTACTTGCTCGAGCTCGTTATTGAGCGCAATCCGGAGTGCTTGAAAGGTACGCGTAGCCGGATGTATCTTGTGATACCCGCCACGATAAGTCTTGGCAATAACAGTTGCGAGTTCGGCTGTTGTATGGTGCGGACGCGACCGAATAATGGCCTCGGCAATACGCCCAGCCATACGCGGCGGTTCTTCACCGTAGCGAACAATAATGTTGACTAGCTGCTCTTTTGAGAACGTATTTACCAGGCGCTCAGCGGTAAGCTGTTCGCGTTGGTCCATACGCATATCTAGCGGTCCATTATGTTGGAAGGAAAACCCTCGCTCTGCTCTGTCAAGTTGCGGTGACGACACCCCCAAATCAACAAGCACAATATCAAATGTTTCGCCGGCCTCAACCAGTTGCTGAGCGGCAGTTTTAAAATCGGTATGCAAAAGACGCGCACCTTGCTGCGCCAGAGGCTGCAGCTCGGAAATCGCCATCTCATCACGATCAACCAGCGTCGCTAAATGAGCATCGCCAATTGCCGCAATGAACGCACGCGCATGACCGCCATAGCCAGCAGTAAGGTCGAGGTATTTCTCGCCCTTTTGTGGCTGCAGCACGTCGAGCGTACTTTTAAGCAAGACCGGAATGTGGAGTTGTTGTGGTGGATGTTGTTTTCTCATAGTCGAGGTCACCTATCTGGTAGTCAGTATGTTTGTTTTTGTGCGAAAATATTTTTGTTTTTGTGGTGTTGCCTTTTTGTGTCGTTAGTAAGGGCTGTTACAGAAACAACTCGAAAGTAGAACACAAGGGAAGGCAACAAGTGAGAGACTTATGTGTGAGGTGGAGTTTTTTGGGAGGTGTTTTAAGTAAGGTTCCACGACCATTTTATAGGTGGCGGCCGTTTTCGTCCACCACTGACTACCAGATAGCTGACCTCGAGAGTCATTCCTAAAGTTTCGCTATCTGTTTTTACCAAATTGTGAAGGTGCGATTTTGAACGCTAGCCAGCGATTATTCGCCAGTACGCCCCTGCCCTAACTGCCCGGACCGTTTTATCGATATGGGCATACTCGAGCAAATGCTGCTCGATAGTGACACGCCCCTGCTTCATATCGAGCGAGGCTTCGGTCTTGCCCATCCGGAACTTAACGTTCAGATCGGCGATTTTTTCATCGAGGATACTGCCGGTTAAGGCTGGTTCGACTTCTTTGTCCCACACCTGTTTTGGATATAAGTGGAGGTAGTCGCCGAACCCTTGGGTTAACACGACTCCGCTCGCAAACTCAGCCCGAAGTTCCGCCGGTATAGTTAACCGACGCTTTTCGTCAAGCTTGCGTTCGAAATAATCGAGTGTGGCCATTGGTTCCTTTGATGATTGGTTATTTTACGTTCGTGGTTTTTATTTTTTCTGGTGGTGTTACCCACCGCTACCCACTGAACTCAGTTTAATACCCACCACTACCCACTGCAATACCCAAAAATAGTTTTCCACAACCTCCACTGGGTGGTTATCCACATATTTGTGGATAACATGACTCATTAACAGTATAAAAAGAAATCCACAGCTTTTGATGGCTGTGGATTTCTTTTTATAGTCCCCCTTTTAACCAAATAAGAACGATACTACCTGAGCGTTATAGCGGTCGGTCACCTGAAGTGCTAGCCAACCGGTAAAAACAAAGGCGTTCATAAACACCGATACTAGTAGCGCTGCGTTTTTGAAATCTTCAAAAGCATAGTTCCGCATATCAGCGGTTGGCGCCGCTGCGGCCGTGGTGGTTATTTTTTTAGTTGTGTTTGTCGCTTTTTTTGTGTTTTCTTTCATAATACCTTCATGTTATCATGCTTAAGCTTAAATGTCAACCATTATATACTATTCTGGACGATTTAGCTTGCCTATGATTTGAAATTGAACTTGAGATAGGCTACACTATGGATGTCTTATCGATTTGATTTTGGAGGAGTTATGGCTCGTCTGACCGTTCCTGTGATTAAGGTGAACCAAGCAACGCCAGAACAGGCAATTACTACTTTCCTCTCACGCGTACAGCAGTTCGTGCAGGATAATGGTCTCCGTGCTGGTGCCGAATTTTCGGTAGCAGCTCAAGTTGAGGAGGTCGAGACGAGTAGGATAATCTTTCATCTTGGCTTTAGCGACATCACTCGGTACGGTGTAATGTTTGCAGGGTGGAGGCGTGACAAGATTGGCCGCGAGACCTTTGGGTTTACGGTTGCCTAAGATACTGAACGGGGTACGAAATGGGTCGCCGAGCGGTCGAAGAAATCGTCGAACTAACATCAGCCAGCTTAGAACAAAATTTCGAGCTCATCCTGACTGCCGCCACGAATAAACTTAAGAACCTGCCGAGTGACCGGCGTGTGGAATGCGTTGTCCAAGTTACCGGTAAGCGAATCGATCATTTCCATTGCCATCAACTTGGCGTCCAGACCAATGAAACCAGCCAGCTAATTTTTGTGAGCTGTGATCATAGGGAGTATAGTAGCTTTGGCTTTGTTCGAAAATAGCTTTTACGGTGCTGTCCCAAAACGGGTCAGCGCCATTATTTTTTATCCCTCAATCGCTTGACTACAAGCGCAAACCAGGCCGCGCTTTTACGTGGCGTCCGCGCGCCAGTTTTGTAGTCAACCGCAAATAAACCAAATCGTGGCCATTTGCCATACGCCCATTCAAAATTATCCAGCAAGCTCCAATGCAGGTAACCAAGCAGCTTAACGCCACTAGCCTGTGCTTTATGTAGGGCAAGCAACGTTTGGGTAATCCACCACTGTCGATGCTCATCTTTTTCGTCGGCCAGGCCATTTTCAGTAATCATAATTGGCACACCAAAATTGACATACAAGCGTTCCACGACGTCCTGAATCTTGTCGGGTTCCATCGCCCAGCCTAGATCGCTTAGCTTGTCTTCGGGGTTGTGTGCTCGGTAGCCGTAATAGCGATTCGCAAAATAGTAGTTCAGACCAATCCAATCAAGATGCCGACGCGTCAGCCGTAAGAAAAGATCATCGCCTTTCTGTGCGAGCTGTGCTGTCAGCCGCGTGAGCCAGGCGTCATCACCTGGGTAATGGTGAGCGGCATTTGTACTCAAGCCTACCTTAAACCGCCGGCTCATACCATGCGCGAGCTTAGCAACTTTTTTATGCGCTGCCACCAAGTTCAGATACACTTTTAGTGCCGGCCACTTGCTGGTTTTATTGGGCGGCCATGACCCATCGCGCCACCCCTGGTACACATATACCTCGGGTTCGTTCATCGTGATCACATAGCGCACGTGTTGGCCCAGTTCGCTCAGTACTTTTTCAGCAAACCGAACAAAATATTTATTGTTAGCCCGTTTTTCAAACCCCCCTTTTTCTTCGAACCATGCCGGTAACGTAAAATGAAATAACGTCATGATCGGTTCGATTTCTTTGGCTTTTAGCGCGGCAATATATTCTTTATAAAAAGTAATACCTTCCGGGCTCCACTTGCCTTCTTCTGGTTCGATCCGTGACCATTCAATACTAAAACGGAAGGCATTCATGTGCATTTTCTTTAGCAGTCTGAAATCTTCTTCATAGTTATGAAAGTGATCAACAGCTTTGCCAGATATGTAATTGTCAGGATTAGTTGCCTGTTGCTGTATTTCGTCCCACCGTGGCAACCAGGTTTGTTTATATTCGGCCTGTTTTGCCAGGCTCTTGGCATTCTCGAGTTCCCAACGGGTCCATTGATTGTCTGTGCCGCCTTCAACTTGATGGGCGCTAACTGACGTGCCCCATAAGAATTTTTTAGGAAATTGTAACGGTAATTGTTTCTGGCTCATGTTTTACTATTATACCGCTTCCTGCCGTCTTGAGGTACAATGGTGGATATGTTCGGACTCGTATTCCGCCTACTATGGCGGTTGTTGGTGTTTATTATTGCGGTTGTCACCGCGTACGCAACCTTTTTTCTGCTGGTGCCAATTTTAGATGGCAAGATTCCCCTGCTTGGTATTTTGATTATTATCTATATCTGGATTGCCTATGTGGCTATTCCTGGCTTAATGCGGGTGTGGCGAATTGCGATTAAACCGAATCATATTCCACTCTACGCCACCACCTCTGATGGTTGGCCGTCGGATCCGGTCAATATTGCTGTTGTATGCCGCTCTGAAAAGCAGCTGATCCGCAGCATGGAAGCCGCCGGTTGGACGATCGCCGATAAAGTGACCTTAAAATCGGCGGTTATTATGGCCTGGGCCACAATATTCAATCGCCCCTACCCTGCCGCTCCATTTAGTAGCCTGTATCTTTTTGGGCGACGCCAGGATATCGGTTTTCAGATCCAGGAAGGCACGCCGCCAACGCCCCGACACCGCCACCATATTCGTCTATGGCGGTTGTCCGACGAACATCAACCTCACGCTCATCAATCATTCTGGGAAAAGGTTTTTCGAGGTTTGGTGCAGGGTCGTCGTGAAATCTGGATTGGCGCTGCCACCCATGACATCGGGCCGTTTGCGATTCGTATGCGCAACTTCCAAATTACACACCAGATTGATAGCGATACTGAGCGCGAGCGTGATTTTGTTATTAGTACTCTGCAGGCAGCCGATAAGCTACGCGATACCACTATTGTAACTGCTGGCGAACAGCTAGCTTTCCGCGGGCAAACCTTTGGCGTCAATATCATTACTGATGGCACGCTCAAGGTAGTGCAACTGGGTCAGCCGCTATTTTCTAAATTAAAGAAATAATCAATGTCCAACTATTTTAGGTAAGCGCATAAGTTGACTTTACGAAACACCGGCGTACTGTCTTATCTCGTGCTCAGATACTAAGCCCATCAGGTAAAGGACGCTGATCAGGCGCTTTTCGTGGTCGGTATCGCCGGTTAACAGGCCCTCGGTTGCCTCTTGATCCAAGACAGTGAGTGAGCGACCCTCGGGAAAAGTACGGGCTGTCATGCTGTTCATAAAGGCCAGCCGCGCCGAACTATAAGCGGGAGGTTCGGCTTCACCCTGCGGCTGATGCTGCACCTTAACACTGGCAACATACAACCGGGACACGGGCAAGTCGCGTTGAAGGACGTATTTGTACCCTTCGGTATAAATAACACTTTTCGCCGTCAAAAGTTCAGCAAAGTCTTCGGCGGTCATATAGCCATTTCTATATTGGGCTTCAAAGACAGTGTGCATTTGGTGCAGAAATGGCTCACCGGCCTTTTGTTTATCATAAACATACGACAATTCGTGCGAGATTTCATAGGTCAACCCTGGCAGCGGTTGTCGCTCGGAGTCAATTTGGCTGTGTAGCGCTAGCCTTTGGATATACGGATCGCCATGCTTTGGGGTAATTTGGCGCGCCTGCACCAGTCTTACTGTGCCTTCGTTCGTCACCTTACGTTCCTGAGCAGCGTCTTCGGG is from Verrucomicrobiia bacterium and encodes:
- the mraY gene encoding phospho-N-acetylmuramoyl-pentapeptide-transferase encodes the protein MVDQLTIAEITEQLTKIFALSVGSFVLAMVLTPIYTAAAYRYKFWKQQRSTSTTGEQLKVFTKLHADKFKRHIPTMAGIVTVAAIGAITLLGNLDRQQTWLPLAALVGGGLVGLLDDIINIRGLGGGVKGLRSSMKFLMITLVALALAWFFFTKLGYTEVHVPFIGDIFLGVLIVPLFVFAVVATSNAVNISDGLDGLAGGLLATSYAVFAIIALLQGNFGIAGFCFTVLGALLSYLWFNIYPARFFMGDVGSFALGTALGVVAMLTDTLFLLPVIGLLFVLEAGSSLVQILSKKVLKRKIFLSAPLHHHLEAKGWPETKVTMRFWVIAQVLGSIGLLMALAGGHIK
- a CDS encoding penicillin-binding protein 2, translated to MSLSFQKSSRSRVLATGLLVLVVIFVGQLFNLQILQHAHYREEAEKEQVARLTIPAKRGKVYAHDGQNLVPLVLNEPVYTAYADPHEVEDPRKISEVIRRIAGGTVVKDFEDGLTSKQSRYTVLARQLTRKQAELLKKEEIAGVGLQESDRRVYPEGSLAAQLLGYVNSEGKGQYGIEEAANDRLKGEDGLLQAVTDVRRIPLTIGREDIRKPAKNGDDLVLTIDRNIQAYAETALEVGLKRAGATKGSVIVMDPKTAAVKAMANFPTYNPEKYYEVEDYRLFQNNVVSEPYEAGSVIKALTVGVGLDTGVVTPHTTFNNPGFVKVEDRIIRNVEEDPISPAATMTDILQYSLNTGVVFIMQQLGDGSYNRKARNVIYDYFTNHYMFGKKTGIEQAAESRGVVIPPTDVQGNNVRYANMTFGQGMDLTMVQVAAAFSAAVNGGTYYKPHLIAGTRSADGAVKQETPKVVKQNVLKPEVSTTLRDMIYRARQAGVLGGNDRGYFVGGKTGTSEIIDPATGRYTDANSIGSYVGFGGDTEPKYVIMVQVKDSKLPGYAGTTAAGPIFTDISNWMIDYMKLKARGN
- the rsmH gene encoding 16S rRNA (cytosine(1402)-N(4))-methyltransferase RsmH — encoded protein: MRKQHPPQQLHIPVLLKSTLDVLQPQKGEKYLDLTAGYGGHARAFIAAIGDAHLATLVDRDEMAISELQPLAQQGARLLHTDFKTAAQQLVEAGETFDIVLVDLGVSSPQLDRAERGFSFQHNGPLDMRMDQREQLTAERLVNTFSKEQLVNIIVRYGEEPPRMAGRIAEAIIRSRPHHTTAELATVIAKTYRGGYHKIHPATRTFQALRIALNNELEQVESTLPLLPQLLTPGGRVGVISFHSLEDRLVKRYFAEADAAGYEAELKLLTKKPILGATDDVHNPRSRSAKLRAAVKIKI
- a CDS encoding UDP-N-acetylglucosamine--N-acetylmuramyl-(pentapeptide) pyrophosphoryl-undecaprenol N-acetylglucosamine transferase; this encodes MKILTVGGGSGGHVTPVAAVINELKTQQRDVEVQFWCDKRFGQQARNIMKHVLVEVTVKTVVAGKLRRYHGVSLWRQALDLPTVIKNTTDVFKILVGFIQSFTRMLFWRPDVVFMKGGFVCLPVGFAAHILRIPLIIHDSDTLPGLTNRVLARYASRILTGAPLENYSYSSERAEYVGIPVDAEFYPRNDDDKRRIKKELHLDPDLPLLVVTGGGLGALRINQALLAIAPMLKGIASVVHIAGARDVEMVKQRAPKDSAYKVFGFVSEGMPQLFGAADVVITRAGANTLQELAASAAPTIIIPNGFLTGGHQLKNAAVFERAGAAIVLDEPAMADYPEILFDAISALLESPDKRQQLAAAIHSFARPDAAKKSASVIIKTAKKHRR
- a CDS encoding putative peptidoglycan glycosyltransferase FtsW; the protein is MRQRLEKAKQTATTLVRRHRPDYQIILFMGVLMLLGLVVLYSISTARVEFINTSGSSLDQAHFMQRQLLYLLAGLVGFAVAASVPLRIWQKYASKILLLSFAACVLLAITGALEIWPALCTSGACRWFDVGFGTFQPAELVKFGLLLFLAGFLGRKMAQGKVNSLSDTLIPLGVIVGLAAFFIVVLQKDMGTGIAVFGLVITMLFMAGLNRRNGLLVGGALLALSVVMIIIAPHRLERVATFLDPSRDTRDSSYHIRQAKIAIGSGGLFGVGLGQGVQAFGYLPEAVNDSIFAVMGEVFGFVGLVATLALFVVLLLRILMITDRLHDPPMKLLAAGVFGWVGTHTVVNIGAMIGIFPLTGVTLPLLSFGGTSLLFIMMALGLVFQVSRYTSHVKDKGDDNENSYGRRGVGRTRHASSSRY